A single Populus alba chromosome 7, ASM523922v2, whole genome shotgun sequence DNA region contains:
- the LOC118063324 gene encoding alkylbase DNA glycosidase-like protein mag2: MGKPVTRSHSLLLHEPSSPPLSTTTSSSKILFQSRKIRKLSTTKTTTTTTAITSTSTPPLRPLSHRGEIELALDHLSKSDSLLAPLLNSHEPPALNPCTSPFLSLTKSILFQQLATNAAKSIYTRFLTLCDGESQVNPDTVLSLSAPKLREIGVSGRKASYLHDLAEKYRNGSLSDTSILEMNDDMLLNRLTEVKGIGVWSVHMFMLFSLHRPDVLPVGDLGVRKGVQSLYGLKDLPQALEMEQICEKWKPYRSVGSWYMWRLMEAKALANKAAKKA; the protein is encoded by the coding sequence ATGGGCAAACCCGTTACCCGATCCCACTCTCTACTTCTCCACGAACCCTCTTCGCCTCCACtatccaccaccacctcctcctccaaaATCTTATTTCAATCTAGAAAAATCAGAAAActttcaaccaccaaaacaaccaccacTACCACCGCTATAACCTCCACTTCCACCCCCCCTCTCAGACCCTTATCTCACAGAGGCGAAATAGAGCTGGCACTTGATCATTTAAGCAAATCAGATTCTCTTCTTGCACCTCTATTAAACAGCCATGAACCACCAGCACTGAATCCTTGTACCTCACCGTTTCTTTCTTTAACAAAATCCATCCTTTTTCAACAACTAGCTACAAACGCAGCCAAATCAATCTACACACGTTTTCTCACTCTCTGTGACGGAGAATCTCAAGTAAACCCAGATACTGTACTCTCATTATCTGCCCCCAAACTCAGAGAAATCGGGGTTTCTGGTCGAAAAGCGAGTTATTTACATGACTTAGCAGAGAAATATCGAAATGGGTCTTTATCTGACACCTCAATTCTTGAAATGAATGATGATATGTTATTGAATAGGTTGACTGAAGTTAAGGGAATTGGGGTTTGGTCTGTGCATATGTTTATGCTATTTTCGTTGCACAGACCGGATGTTTTGCCTGTTGGTGATCTTGGTGTGAGAAAAGGGGTGCAAAGTTTGTATGGGTTGAAGGATTTGCCACAGGCATTGGAGATGGAGCAGATTTGTGAGAAATGGAAGCCTTACAGGTCAGTTGGGTCGTGGTATATGTGGAGGTTAATGGAAGCTAAGGCTTTGGCGAATAAAGCAGCTAAAAAAGCTTAA
- the LOC118063323 gene encoding uncharacterized protein, whose protein sequence is MVNLVAAQKPLLHGLMKMAGVQPHMVEIEPGTVMNFWVPKETVKKPQKGEKKNDTPTLTKPNKPVVVLVHGFAAEGIVTWQFQVGALTKKYSVYIPDLLFFGGSITDKTDRSPTFQAETLMKGLRKIGIERCILVGFSYGGMVAFKMAELYPDLVQAMVISGSILAMTDSISEATLSELGFKSSSELLLPNSVNGLKALLSVATHKKLWFPNRLHKDYLEVMFTNRKERAELLEGLVINNKDPTIPKFVQKIHLLWGENDQIFKLELAQNMKEKLGETVTFQGIQKAGHLVQLERPCVYNTCLKQFLTSLLENEEQK, encoded by the exons ATGGTGAACCTGGTGGCAGCACAGAAGCCATTGTTGCATGGCCTGATGAAAATGGCAGGAGTGCAACCACACATGGTAGAGATTGAGCCAGGGACAGTCATGAACTTTTGGGTGCCAAAAGAGACCGTCAAGAAACCTCAAAAGGGTGAAAAGAAGAACGACACCCCAACCttaaccaaaccaaacaaacCAGTAGTGGTTCTAGTCCATGGCTTTGCTGCTGAAGGAATTGTCACTTGGCAATTCCAAGTTGGTGCCTTAACCAAGAAGTATTCAGTTTATATCCCTGACCTTCTATTCTTCGGTGGCTCAATCACTGATAAAACAGACCGGTCGCCGACGTTTCAAGCAGAAACATTGATGAAGGGTCTGAGGAAGATAGGAATAGAGAGGTGTATATTAGTGGGGTTTAGCTACGGTGGCATGGTGGCGTTTAAGATGGCTGAGTTGTATCCTGACCTGGTTCAGGCCATGGTCATATCCGGCTCAATCCTGGCAATGACCGACTCAATTAGTGAAGCAACACTAAGTGAGCTTGGGTTCAAGTCTTCCTCGGAACTTTTGCTGCCTAATTCTGTTAACGGTCTTAAAGCACTACTTTCTGTGGCTACTCACAAGAAGCTTTGGTTCCCGAATCGGCTTCACAAAGACTACCTCGAG GTGATGTTCACCAATCGAAAGGAGAGAGCTGAACTTCTAGAGGGATTAGTCATCAACAATAAAGATCCAACCATCCCAAAATTTGTACAG AAAATACATCTCTTATGGGGGGAGAATGATCAAATCTTCAAGCTGGAGCTTGCACAGAACATGAAAGA GAAATTAGGCGAGACGGTAACATTTCAGGGCATACAGAAGGCAGGTCACCTAGTTCAACTGGAACGACCTTGTGTCTATAATACATGTCTCAAGCAATTTCTTACTTCACTGCTTGAAAATGAAGAGCAGAAGTGA
- the LOC118063321 gene encoding GATA transcription factor 18: protein MMHRCSSSHCNMVGPCSCSMYHTQSNSFSMLFSMPNNHKSYDETDMYPVTSPSSSVDCTLSLGTPSTRLSEDDEKRMRHDQRRSGSCMSNFCWDILQTKNNSTPYPPQAHKTSRGNSNTSHNSNNNLANNDPLLARRCANCDTTSTPLWRNGPRGPKSLCNACGIRFKKEERRATAASANNASASGAMEQHYGYHQNNSWVQTPKMPCFSPANEFRFIEDSDRDSDTGNNIPFLSWRLNVTDRPSQLVHDFTRY from the exons ATGATGCATAGGTGCAGTAGTTCTCACTGTAATATGGTAGGTCCATGTTCATGTAGTATGTATCATACCCAGAGCAACTCATTCTCCATGCTATTTTCCATGCCAAACAATCACAAATCTTATGATGAAACAGACATGTACCCTGTCACGTCCCCTTCGTCTTCTGTTGATTGCACTCTTTCGTTAGGAACCCCATCTACTCGTTTAAGCGAAGACGATGAGAAAAGGATGCGGCATGATCAACGCCGTTCTGGTTCTTGCATGTCTAACTTTTGTTGGGATATCTTGCAAACGAAGAATAATTCTACACCTTATCCACCTCAAGCCCATAAAACTAGCCGTGGAAATAGTAATACCAGTCATAATAGCAATAACAACCTGGCCAATAACGATCCTCTCCTTGCTCGCCGATGTGCTAATTGTGACACCACCTCTACTCCTCTCTGGAGAAACGGTCCAAGAGGCCCTAAG TCACTTTGCAATGCGTGTGGAATTCGGTTCAAAAAGGAAGAGAGAAGGGCAACAGCCGCAAGCGCAAACAATGCAAGTGCCTCAGGTGCAATGGAGCAGCACTATGGttatcatcaaaacaattcatggGTTCAGACCCCAAAAATGCCTTGTTTCTCTCCGGCAAATGAATTCAGGTTCATAGAAGACAGTGATCGGGATTCTGATACTGGCAATAACATCCCGTTCCTTTCTTGGAGACTCAATGTCACAGATAGGCCTAGCCAGCTTGTTCATGACTTTACAAGATACTGA
- the LOC118063322 gene encoding sugar transporter ERD6-like 6 — protein sequence MSQREDAEEARDQLRKPLLQTGSWYRMSSRQSSIMSSSAQMLRDGAVSVVLCVLIVALGPIQFGFTCGYSSPTQAEIISDLKLSISEFSMFGSLSNVGAMIGALVSGQLAEYIGRKGSLVVAAVPNIIGWLSISFAVDSSFLFMGRLLEGFGVGIISYTVPVYIAEIAPQDMRGSLGSVNQLSVTIGILLSYLLGLFVNWRMLAVLGCFPCALLILGLFFIPESPRWLAKMGMTEDFEASLQVLRGYDTDITAEVNEIKRAVASSSKRTTIRFADLKRRRYWFPLMVGIGLLVLQQFSGINGIFFYSSNIFANAGISSSNLATCGLGAIQVIATGISSWLMDKAGRRLLLIISTTGVTLSLLLVAIAFYLQGILPQDSDLYHIMGIVSLGGLVAVVIFFSVGLGAIPWIIMSEILPVNIKGIAGSVATLANWLASWLVTMTANLLMSWSSAGTFTIYTVVSAFTVIFVSLWVPETKGRTLEEIQLSFR from the exons ATGAGTCAGAGGGAAGATGCTGAAGAGGCAAGAGATCAGCTTAGGAAACCTTTGCTCCAGACAGGGAGTTGGTATAGAATGAGCTCAAGGCAATCCAGTATAATGAGTTCCTCCGCTCAGATGCTCCGTGATGGTGCTGTTTCTGTTGTTCTTTGTGTCCTCATTGTCGCTTTAGGCCCCATCCAATTCGGTTTCACT TGTGGTTATTCTTCGCCTACACAAGCAGAAATCATTAGCGATCTTAAGCTTTCTATTTCAGAG TTTTCGATGTTTGGTTCATTATCAAATGTGGGTGCTATGATTGGTGCCTTAGTTAGTGGCCAACTTGCAGAGTATATTGGTCGAAAAGGG TCTTTGGTGGTCGCGGCGGTGCCTAATATAATTGGATGGCTAAGCATATCTTTTGCTGTT GATTCATCATTTTTGTTCATGGGAAGGTTGTTGGAAGGGTTTGGTGTCGGTATAATCTCATACACG GTACCTGTATATATAGCTGAAATAGCGCCTCAGGACATGAGAGGAAGTCTTGGATCAGTTAACCAG CTCTCAGTGACAATTGGAATATTGCTGTCTTATCTACTGGGACTTTTTGTTAATTGGAGAATGCTTGCTGTTTTAG GATGTTTTCCTTGTGCCCTATTAATTCTTGGCTTATTTTTCATACCCGAATCTCCTCGATGGCTG GCCAAAATGGGGATGACAGAAGATTTTGAAGCCTCTTTGCAAGTTTTACGAGGATATGACACTGACATTACTGCTGAAGTGAATGAAATCAAG AGAGCTGTTGCATCTTCAAGCAAAAGAACAACAATTCGGTTTGCAGATCTCAAGCGAAGAAGATATTGGTTTCCTTTGATG GTAGGAATTGGATTGCTTGTGCTCCAGCAATTCAGTGGTATCAATGGGATCTTTTTCTATTCCAGTAACATCTTTGCAAATGCTG GAATTTCCTCAAGCAATCTTGCTACATGTGGACTTGGAGCTATCCAG GTCATAGCCACTGGGATCTCTTCGTGGTTGATGGATAAAGCTGGGCGCAGATTGCTTCTTATT ATATCTACAACTGGAGTTACTCTTAGCTTGCTTCTGGTTGCTATTGCTTTTTATTTGCAG GGCATTTTACCACAAGATTCTGATTTGTATCACATAATGGGAATTGTGTCACTTGGAGGACTTGTG GCTGTGGTAATTTTCTTCTCAGTGGGACTAGGAGCTATTCCTTGGATCATAATGTCTGAG ATTCTCCCTGTGAACATCAAGGGCATTGCTGGCTCCGTTGCAACATTGGCAAATTGGCTTGCTTCCTGGCTTGTTACAATGACTGCAAACTTGCTCATGAGTTGGAGCAGTGCAg GGACCTTTACTATTTACACGGTGGTCAGTGCTTTCACTGTGATTTTTGTGTCTCTTTGGGTCCCTGAAACCAAAGGAAGAACTCTAGAAGAAATACAATTGTCGTTCAGATGA